The region GCGCGCTGATTGCAGGACGTCCGCCTCGACGGTGGTGGTGTCGTAGGGACACAGCAGCCACCAGGCGGGAGTGGCGGCGAAGGCCCGGTTCAGGAGCCATTCGTGGTACTGGAGTTCGGCGCGTTCGCCCGGCGTGCGGCCCGTCCACTGGGATTCACTGATCCCGCGGACCGGTTGCCCTTTGGCCGCGCGGTCGGTGATGTGGCCGGCCCAGGCGGAGATCAGCCGGCCCGGGCGGCAGCTCAGCGCGGCGGCGTCCAGGTAGGTGACGGACTTGGCGGCGTCGGTGCCGGCGAGTTCCTGGCGCAGGATCTCCTGCTTGGCGGCGTCGACGGCCACCAGTACGGCTTCGCCGCCGGCGACGGCGTCCTTGACGAAGGAGACGGTGCCGTCCAGGAAGGCGGTCTCGCCCTGATAGGGGAAGAGCTCGTGGCGAAAGCCCGGGTCTTTCGTGTCCGGGGCTGTCGGCGCTGTCACGTGGTCGTTCACGGGAGCAGCTCCACCGGGATCTGCGGGACCTGGTAACCGGCCAGGGACCAGTTGCGGCGCACCGTGGGGTTCGCTCCCTCGATCAGCACCTTGCCGCCCTCGACCGACAGGACCGCTTCGGTCAGGGCCTTCATGGCGGCTGCGTCCATCAGCAGCAGGTCATGGCAGTGCAGACGCAGGGTGCCCGCGGAGGCCAGCACTTCGCGCACCGCGGTGCCGAAGGCCGCGGCGCCGTCGAAGTCCACCACCCCGCTCACACTCCAGCAGTCCTTTCCCATACAGAACATCCGAAAGTCAGGCACCTTCATCCTTCTGCCCGCGTGGTGCGGATGCACGCCCGTGACCAGCTCCGGCGCGGGCACCGAGAAAGCCTCCGCGCTCCGGCGGCTGCTCCGCCTGCCGGTACGCGCCATGGCCGGAGCCGGCCTCCCGCCCGACGTGAACGATCCAGAATCGTGCTCGTCCGGCGGTCCTGCGGGGCTTCATGGCCGGAGGCTGCGCACAGCGAGGGGCATGGCACAGGAGGTGCCGGTCCATCGGCGGTGTCCGGTCATTCCGGGCGTGCTGCGGCAGGGGCCGGAGTTGTGCTCGTGCCGGTCGGGGCGGGAGCCGTTTGTTGACGGCGGACCTGGGTGGGAGGCTTGCGGGGACGGTCGTCCTGACTGCCCCGCGAAGGGGCCGGGCGGGGTGGTCGCGCCGGTGTCGTTCCTTCGAGCTTGAGTCCTGCGGTCCCCGGTGGCATGTTCTTGTCGATCCGCGGGCCCGGGTGGTCTTGCGTCTGTAGGGGATGGGTCATGGCGGAAGATTCCGGTACCGGCAGGGCGGGCTCCGAGCTGCGGTGGTGGGCGTGACGGCGCCTGGTCTGGCGCGCGCCCTGACCAGGCTGCTGGAGGCCAGTCATACGGCGCCGTTCGAGCAGCTGCCGGGCATGCTGGACGCCGCGGCGCGGCATGCCGGTGCCGGCGGGGCCCGGCTCTTCGTGGCGGATCTCCAGGAGGAGGTGCTCCGCGAGGTCACCGGGATCGGCCTGAACGCGGGCGAAGGCGGCAAGGAGCACCGGATCGAGGGCACCCTGCCGGGCCGCGCCTACCAGATCACAGAGGTGACCGCGCCCGCAGACGGTGGGGCGTGCTGGGTACCGGTGCGGGACGGCACGGAACGTCTGGGCGTCCTGTACGTCGAGGCCGGCCCCGACGACATGGGCGTGCCCGAGGGGGAGGTGGCACTGGCGCTGGCATCGATGGCCGGGCTGCTGCTGGTTTCCAAGCGGGCCAACAGCGACTCGCACGCCAGGCTGACCCGCACCCGGCCGATGGGCGCGCCCGCGGAACTGCAGTGGGCGCTGATGCCTCCGCGGACCTTTTCCGATCAGCGGGCCACGATCAGCGCCTTCATGGAACCGGCCTACGAGGTGGCCGGGGACGCGTTCGAGTACGCGCTGGCCGACGACACGCTGCACCTGGCGATCTTCGACGCCATGGGCCACGACACCTCATCCAGCCTGACCGCGGCTCTGGCGATGTCCACCTGCCGCAGTCGCCGCCGCGCCGGCGCCACCATTCCCGACGCCAGCAGAGCCATCGAGGACACCCTGGTCGAGCAGTTCGGCCACAGCCGCTACGCCACCGGAATCCTCGCGGATCTGGAACTGGACACCGGCAAGTTCAGCTGGGTCAACCGCGGCCACCTGCTGCCGGTACTGATCCGCGGTGGCCGCTGGGCCAGTACCCTGTACTGCCCTCCGGCCGGGCCGATGGGCAGTGGGTTCAATCTGCCGATCGAGCAGCGCACCGAGCAGCTGGAGCCCGGGGACCGGCTGCTGCTGTTCACCGACGGCATCACCGAAGCTCGCGACAGCAACGGCCAGGAGTTCGGCGTGGAGCGCTTCACGGACTTCATCACCCGCCACCACGCCGACAACCTGCCCGTCGACGAGACCCTGCGGCGCCTGATGCGCACCGTCATGGACTACCACTGCGGACGCCTCGAAGACGACGCCACCGTCCTGTTCTGCGAATGGCACGGCCCGGACGCCGCGACGGGACAAGGCGGACACGGTTTGCGGTGACGCACGGACAGGCCCGCGTCATTCGCCCCTGTGGGAGGACCCGCACCGCGGGCTCCGGCTTCTCCGGCGTCGAAGGCGCGCCGGTCGGTCCGCGGGCCGCGGGCCGCGTCTCCGCGACGGCCTGATCCGGGGCGGCAGGACCAAGGACGGCTTCCACGGCGGCATCCGGAGGGCGGTGACCGTGTGTGTCGGAACGCCGGGTCCCCGGCTCGCGTGAGGGCGCCGGGAAACGTCCGGGGGCCACGCTCGCCGCGACCCCGACGGAGGCGCGGGCCTCCCGCGCCCAGGCTGTTTCCGACCTGGCCGGGGACCGGCGCCTGTCCCCGCTCGCGAGGTGACTTCGGTAGCCGGACACCGGTCTCTCGGTGCCGACCGTGATGTCTCCCCGCCCCGCCCCCCGCACCATGGCGGCAGGAGGACCGTGATGACATATCGGATCAGCAAGGAGTTCCACTTCTCGGCGAGCCATCGGCTGGACGGGCTGCCCGAGGAGCACCCCTGTGCCCGGCTCCACGGGCACAACTACGTGGTGGAGCTGGAACTCTCGGCGCCCAGCGACGGCCTGGACAGCACGGGGTTCGTCCGGGACTACGGCGATCTGGGCGACTTCAGCGCCTGGTTGGACAGCGCGGTCGACCATCGCCACCTCAACGAGGTCGTCGGCGACCGCAACCCGTCGGCCGAGAACCTCTCGCGCTGGCTGTACGACCGGTGGAGCACGCGGTACCCGGACCTGACCTCGGTCCGCGTCTCGGAGACCCCGAAGACGTGGGCGGAGTACCGCCCGTGACGGCGCGGGGCGCCGGTCGGGGAGGAGGTGGTGCCGCTGTGGAGCCGAAACTCGTCGTGAACGAGGTTTTCGGCCCCACATGAGGGCGGTCCAGGGAGAAGGGCCCTCGCTGGGCCGGCGCTGCGCCTTCGTACGGCTCGGGGGCTGCAACCTGGGCTGCACGTGGTGCGACACGCCTTACACGTGGGACTGGAAGGGCGACGGCGACTCAGGCAGGGCCTACGACCCGCGACAGGAGCTGCATGCCATGCCGTGGCAGGCAGTCGCGGAACAGCTGCGGGCGTACTCGGTACCGCTGGTCGTCGTGTCCGGCGGTGAGCCGCTGAGCCAGCAGAACCGTCTTCTGCCGCTGCTGCGCGAGCTGGCCGGCACCGGGCACGGTATCGAGATCGAGACGAACGGGACGGTGGCGCCGCTCCCCGAGGTCGCCGCGCTGGCGCGCTTCAACGTCTCCCCGAAGCTGGCCCACTCCGGCGAGCCGGAAGCCAGACGGCTCGTCCCCGAGGCGCTCGCGGCGTTCGCACGCCTGCCCGGCACGGCCTTCAAGTTCGTGTGCCGCGACGTGGACGACCTCGACGAGGTGGCCGACGTGGTCGGCCGTTTCGGCACCCGGCCGGTATGGATCATGCCGGCCGCCCGCTCACGCGAGGAGCTGGCGCACAACCTCGAAGCGCTCGGCGACGAGGTGATCGGCCGCGGATGGAACCTGACCACCAGGCTGCACATCGCGGTCTGGGGCGATCGGAGGGGCGTATGACCGCATCGGACGCTTACGAGGCGTCGTGGGACGGCGCGGTGGAGCCGCAGCCGCGCGATCCGCTGGAGGACCTCGCGCGCAGGCTGCTGCTGGAGATCGGGGAGGATCCCGACCGCGACGGGCTCAAGGAGACCCCGGCCCGCTTCGCCCGCTGGTGGCGGGAGTTCAGCCGCTACGACGCCGGGAACGCCAGCACCACCTTCCCCCTGGTCACCAGCGGCCAGCTGGTGATCGTCTCGGACATACAGGTGTGGTCGCTGTGCGAGCACCATCTCCTGCCGTTCAACTGCTCGGTCACCATCGCCTACAAGCCGCTCAGCGAGGTGCTGGGCCTGTCGAAGTTCGCCCGGATCGCTCACCGGCACGCGCACCGGCTCCAGGTGCAGGAGCGCCTGGTGCAGGACATCGCTGACGAGGTCGGCTCGCTGACCGGGTCCGCCGACGTCGCCGTCGTCGGCCGCGGCGAGCACCTGTGCATGAGCATGCGGGGAATCCGCGCGTCGGCCAAAATGACCTCCTCGGTCTTCCGGGGGATCTTCGAGGACTACGGCCCGGCCCGCCAGGAACTGGTCGCCATCACCTTCCCCGGGTGACCGGGCGGCGCGGCCCTCGCCATGCGATGCCCGAAGGAGAGCAAGCCCCCAACCACCACCCCGGCCGGGTGACCGCCCGGCCGTGGCAAGGAGCCCGGATGAACGTCGCCTTTGTCCTGCTGACACACAGTTCCGATGAGCCTGCCGGAGTCGAGCGGGCCGTCGCGTCGCTCGCCGACGGCCTGCGCGAGATCGGCCACCGCGCCCTGATCATCGCGGCGGGGAAGCCCGGCGCCGAGGACGAGCCCGGCCTCGTACGGCTCGATTCGGTGCGCCTGCCGGACCTGCTGCTCTTCGACGACCTGCCGCAGCTCTTCGCGGAGCCGGAGTCGGTGTGCGATGAGGTGCGGGCGGTCCTCGCCGCTCACGACATCGACGTGGTCTGCTGGGCCGACGCCGTCGTGGGGCTGGGCTTCCTCAGTCCCGCGCCGCCCGGTGTGCGCACCGCGCTGATGGTGCACTTCCTGCGGGTGGACGACCACATGCGGCGAAGCCTGGACCGTCTTCCCGACGCCGTCCTCGCGGTCAGCCCCTTCATGATCGACGAGGCGGCCCGGGCCGGGCTGGACAGCAAGGGGTGGCACGCGCTGCCCAACGCCCTGCTGAGCACCGGGCGGACTCCGGACCGCGCGGAGCGCGAGAGGCTGCGGCGCACCGGGCCGGTGCGGATCGTGGCCCGGGCGGACCCCTCGAAGGGCGTCGCCGAACTGCTCGACGCATTTCCCGAGGGCTTCGGCCGGCCGCTGCAGATCGTGCTCGCGCAAGCGGGTTTCGAGCTGTGGCCAGGGATGCAGGAGGACATGATCGAGGGGTGCCGCTCGCGCGCCGCCGAGCTGCCCGGCGTCGAGGTGCTCCCCGCCATCCCCTGGCTGGACGTTCAGCCCTTCCTGTCGGGGGCGGCGCTGACGCTCGTGCCGTCGACCAGCCCGGAGACCTTCGGCAACGTCGCGGCCGAGTCGCTGTCGGTGGGCACCCCTGTCGTCGGCTACGGCTTCGGCCATCTCCCGCTGCTGGTCGGCGGCGCCGGGCGGCTGGTGGACCTGGACGTGGTCAGCGGGTTCGGCCATCTTCCCGCGCTGACCGGAAAGGCGCTGGAGAGCGTCGACTTCACCGGCAGCGCCACCCAACTCTGGCAGGCGGTAACCGAGTTGCTGGACGACGCGGACGCCTACCACGCGGCGTCGCGCCAGGCGCCCCGCCAGGTCGCCGGCCAGACCCCCGCCGCGGTGGCACGGCAGTTCCTGCGTATCACCGAGGGCCTCGCGGCTCCCGCCGGCGCCCCGGGTCAGGAATGACGCTGCCGCCGCACCGGCCCCGGGCGACCGTCGTCGTCCCCACCTACAACCGAGCGGAGCTGCTGCGGGGCACCCTCGCGGCCCTCGCCGCACAGCGGCAGCCGGACGGAGGCGGCTTCGAGGTCGTCGTCTCCGACGACGGCTCGACCGACGGCACCCCGTCGGTGCTGCGGGAGTTCGAGGGCCGCCTCGATCTGCGCCGCCACTTCCAGGAGGACCGGGGCTTCCGCGCGGCCGCCGCCCGCAACGCGGGCGCGCGGCTGGCCTCCGGACCTGTCCTGATCTTCCTCGACGCGGGCGTGCGGCCCGGGCCCGGTTTCGTCCGCGCCCATCTGGCCGCGCACGCCGCGTCGCCGCCCGGGCGCACCCGGGCCGTGGCCGGCTACACCTACGGCTACCGTCCGGACACCGATCCGCCCGCGCGGCGCACCACCGGTACCCGGGCGCCCGCACCCGAGGTGGCCGTACGGCCACCCGGTGACGCCCCGG is a window of Streptomyces sp. NBC_01477 DNA encoding:
- a CDS encoding glycosyltransferase family 4 protein, giving the protein MNVAFVLLTHSSDEPAGVERAVASLADGLREIGHRALIIAAGKPGAEDEPGLVRLDSVRLPDLLLFDDLPQLFAEPESVCDEVRAVLAAHDIDVVCWADAVVGLGFLSPAPPGVRTALMVHFLRVDDHMRRSLDRLPDAVLAVSPFMIDEAARAGLDSKGWHALPNALLSTGRTPDRAERERLRRTGPVRIVARADPSKGVAELLDAFPEGFGRPLQIVLAQAGFELWPGMQEDMIEGCRSRAAELPGVEVLPAIPWLDVQPFLSGAALTLVPSTSPETFGNVAAESLSVGTPVVGYGFGHLPLLVGGAGRLVDLDVVSGFGHLPALTGKALESVDFTGSATQLWQAVTELLDDADAYHAASRQAPRQVAGQTPAAVARQFLRITEGLAAPAGAPGQE
- a CDS encoding STAS domain-containing protein; this encodes MFCMGKDCWSVSGVVDFDGAAAFGTAVREVLASAGTLRLHCHDLLLMDAAAMKALTEAVLSVEGGKVLIEGANPTVRRNWSLAGYQVPQIPVELLP
- a CDS encoding PP2C family protein-serine/threonine phosphatase, with the translated sequence MTAPGLARALTRLLEASHTAPFEQLPGMLDAAARHAGAGGARLFVADLQEEVLREVTGIGLNAGEGGKEHRIEGTLPGRAYQITEVTAPADGGACWVPVRDGTERLGVLYVEAGPDDMGVPEGEVALALASMAGLLLVSKRANSDSHARLTRTRPMGAPAELQWALMPPRTFSDQRATISAFMEPAYEVAGDAFEYALADDTLHLAIFDAMGHDTSSSLTAALAMSTCRSRRRAGATIPDASRAIEDTLVEQFGHSRYATGILADLELDTGKFSWVNRGHLLPVLIRGGRWASTLYCPPAGPMGSGFNLPIEQRTEQLEPGDRLLLFTDGITEARDSNGQEFGVERFTDFITRHHADNLPVDETLRRLMRTVMDYHCGRLEDDATVLFCEWHGPDAATGQGGHGLR
- a CDS encoding sensor histidine kinase; this translates as MNDHVTAPTAPDTKDPGFRHELFPYQGETAFLDGTVSFVKDAVAGGEAVLVAVDAAKQEILRQELAGTDAAKSVTYLDAAALSCRPGRLISAWAGHITDRAAKGQPVRGISESQWTGRTPGERAELQYHEWLLNRAFAATPAWWLLCPYDTTTVEADVLQSARSNHPLLRDAQSGPNTDHQDGPYPFPGLGAPCDPYQELVFHAGDLARVRDKVTACAGAHHLEPDRLLDLLAAVTEAAANSIRHGGGTGTLRTWTEQGELVCEVRDTGHLQDPLAGHVRPRHDQIGGRGLWLIHQLCDLVQIRTTQDGTTVRMITALS
- a CDS encoding 7-carboxy-7-deazaguanine synthase QueE, with amino-acid sequence MRAVQGEGPSLGRRCAFVRLGGCNLGCTWCDTPYTWDWKGDGDSGRAYDPRQELHAMPWQAVAEQLRAYSVPLVVVSGGEPLSQQNRLLPLLRELAGTGHGIEIETNGTVAPLPEVAALARFNVSPKLAHSGEPEARRLVPEALAAFARLPGTAFKFVCRDVDDLDEVADVVGRFGTRPVWIMPAARSREELAHNLEALGDEVIGRGWNLTTRLHIAVWGDRRGV
- the folE gene encoding GTP cyclohydrolase I, whose protein sequence is MTASDAYEASWDGAVEPQPRDPLEDLARRLLLEIGEDPDRDGLKETPARFARWWREFSRYDAGNASTTFPLVTSGQLVIVSDIQVWSLCEHHLLPFNCSVTIAYKPLSEVLGLSKFARIAHRHAHRLQVQERLVQDIADEVGSLTGSADVAVVGRGEHLCMSMRGIRASAKMTSSVFRGIFEDYGPARQELVAITFPG
- a CDS encoding 6-pyruvoyl trahydropterin synthase family protein, producing MTYRISKEFHFSASHRLDGLPEEHPCARLHGHNYVVELELSAPSDGLDSTGFVRDYGDLGDFSAWLDSAVDHRHLNEVVGDRNPSAENLSRWLYDRWSTRYPDLTSVRVSETPKTWAEYRP